One genomic segment of Strix aluco isolate bStrAlu1 chromosome 14, bStrAlu1.hap1, whole genome shotgun sequence includes these proteins:
- the RHPN2 gene encoding rhophilin-2 isoform X1: MTDALPPRGCQAAEPAEDGYFRKGCNPLAETGRSKLQNQRAVLNQQILRAVRMRAGAENLLRATNNNKVREQVLLELSFVNSDLQILKEELEGLNISVEVYQNTEETFSIPLVPLGLKETKEVDFTLPLKDFILEHYSEDSSEYEDEIADLMDLRQACRTPSRDEAGIEMLISYFLQLGYVENRFFPPTRHMGVLFTWYDSFTGVPVCQQNLLLEKASILFNIGALYTQIGTRCNRQTQAGLENAVDAFQRAAGVLSYLKETFTHTPSYDMSPAMLNVLVKMMLAQAQECVFEQIGLPGIRNEFFTLVKMTQEVAKVGEVYMLVNTAMNQEPVKENIPYSWSKLAQIKSDHYKALAHYFIATILCDHELQSGDDEDQQEKALSQLYDYMPEGLMVLTVLKDKVQRKQLGKAHLRKAIVYHEEALRVCGLCKKLRNIDVLQEVLTAAHKRSLLKYAQQETEDDFLSLIQAPDILPKTEHRIETITPQFSKVKVKDFFHRLGPLTVFSAKQRWTAPRTIRFHHEAGELGFSLKGGSPVQIYCLDPVCSAASMGLKEGDYIVSVGDVDCKWLGVNEVLEKFKSVGEQPIEIEVISCQDTAASMHSKSATYSVGMQKTYSLICLAMEDDKIDQTKKAPLKLPFLSWGTKNRQKAASTLCLPSAVAGSSQIKKKLSPFTLLNTESSLY; encoded by the exons GGGTGTAATCCTCTTGCTGAGACTGGTCGAAGCAAACTGCAAAATCAAAGAGCTGTCCTAAACCAACAGATCTTAAGAGCAGTAAGAATGAGAGCTGGTGCTGAAAATCTTTTAAG agcaaccaacaacaacaaagtacGAGAGCAGGTACTACTGGAACTGAGTTTTGTAAACTCAGACCTGCAGATCTTAAAGGAGGAATTGGAAGGACTTAATATCTCAGTAGAAGTTTATCAAAATACAGA AGAGACTTTCAGCATTCCCCTGGTACCTCTTGGCCTGAAGGAAACTAAAGAAGTAGACTTTACACTCCCTCTCAAG gACTTTATTCTGGAACATTATAGTGAAGACAGTTCTGAGTATGAAGATGAAATAGCAGATCTCATGGATCTGAGACAA gCCTGCCGCACTCCTAGCcgagatgaagctggcattgagATGTTGATAAGCTATTTCCTTCAACTTGGTTatgtagaaaacagatttttcccaCCCACCAGACACATGGGAGTTTTATTTACATG GTACGATTCCTTCACAGGTGTCCCAGTGTGTCAACAAAATCTGTTGCTTGAAAAAGCTAGTATTTTATTCAACATTGGAGCCCTCTACACCCAGATTGGAACAAGATGCAATCGTCAGACCCAGGCTGGACTTGAGAATGCTGTTGATGCTTTTCAGAGAGCTGCAG GAGTCCTAAGCTACTTAAAGGAGACCTTTACTCACACACCAAGTTATGATATGAGCCCAGCTATGCTGAATGTACTGGTAAAAATGATGCTTGCACAAGCTCAAGAGTGTGTTTTTGAGCAGATTGGTCTTCCTGGAATACGCAATGAGTTTTTCACACTAGTGAAAATGACACAGGAAGTTGCCAAG GTGGGAGAGGTTTACATGCTGGTTAACACTGCAATGAATCAGGAACCAGTGAAAGAGAATATCCCCTATTCCTGGTCTAAACTAGCACAAATAAAATCAGACCATTACAAAGCTCTGGCGCATTACTTCATTGCTACCATTCTGTGTGACCACGAAT TGCAGTCTGGCGATGACGAAGATCAGCAGGAGAAAGCCTTGTCCCAGCTGTATGACTACATGCCTGAAGGACTGATGGTTCTCACCGTTTTAAAAGACAAAGTTCAGAGAAAACAATTAG ggaaagcaCATTTGCGCAAAGCCATTGTTTACCACGAAGAAGCTCTAAGAGTCTGTGGTCTGTGCAAAAAGCTTCGAAACATTGATGTTCTTCAGGAGGTTCTGACAGCGGCACATAAGCGCTCACTTCTCAAGTATGCTCAGCAGGAGACAGAAGATGACTTTCTCAGCCTAATCCAGGCTCCAGATATCCTTC cTAAAACGGAGCACAGAATAGAAACAATCACTCCTCAGTTTTCCAAGGTGAAAGTTAAAGACTTCTTTCACAGGCTG GGACCACTGACAGTGTTCTCAGCCAAGCAGAGATGGACGGCTCCACGTACCATTCGCTTCCACCATGAAGCAGGAGAGCTAGGATTCAGTCTTAAAGGAGGTTCACCAGTACAGATTTATTGTCTTGATCCGGTTTGTTCTGCAGCA TCAATGGGCCTAAAAGAAGGCGACTACATTGTTTCAGTTGGTGATGTGGATTGCAAGTGGCTTGGAGTGAATGAGGTGCTGGAAAAATTCAAAAGCGTGGGAGAGCAGCCCATTGAGATTGAGGTTATCAGTTGCCAGGATACAGCAGCATCTATG CATAGCAAGAGTGCAACTTATTCTGTGGGAATGCAGAAAACCTATTCCTTAATCTGTTTAGCCATGGAAGATGATAAGATTGATCAGACCAAGAAAGCCCCACTGAAACTGCCTTTTCTAAGTTGGGGAACTAAAAATAGACAGAAAGCTGCAAGCACCCTCTGCCTTCCTTCAGCTGTGGCTGGAAGTTCTCAGATTAAGAAGAAGCTTTCTCCCTTCACGCTTCTGAACACAGAAAGTTCATTGTACTGA
- the RHPN2 gene encoding rhophilin-2 isoform X2, translating into MRAGAENLLRATNNNKVREQVLLELSFVNSDLQILKEELEGLNISVEVYQNTEETFSIPLVPLGLKETKEVDFTLPLKDFILEHYSEDSSEYEDEIADLMDLRQACRTPSRDEAGIEMLISYFLQLGYVENRFFPPTRHMGVLFTWYDSFTGVPVCQQNLLLEKASILFNIGALYTQIGTRCNRQTQAGLENAVDAFQRAAGVLSYLKETFTHTPSYDMSPAMLNVLVKMMLAQAQECVFEQIGLPGIRNEFFTLVKMTQEVAKVGEVYMLVNTAMNQEPVKENIPYSWSKLAQIKSDHYKALAHYFIATILCDHELQSGDDEDQQEKALSQLYDYMPEGLMVLTVLKDKVQRKQLGKAHLRKAIVYHEEALRVCGLCKKLRNIDVLQEVLTAAHKRSLLKYAQQETEDDFLSLIQAPDILPKTEHRIETITPQFSKVKVKDFFHRLGPLTVFSAKQRWTAPRTIRFHHEAGELGFSLKGGSPVQIYCLDPVCSAASMGLKEGDYIVSVGDVDCKWLGVNEVLEKFKSVGEQPIEIEVISCQDTAASMHSKSATYSVGMQKTYSLICLAMEDDKIDQTKKAPLKLPFLSWGTKNRQKAASTLCLPSAVAGSSQIKKKLSPFTLLNTESSLY; encoded by the exons ATGAGAGCTGGTGCTGAAAATCTTTTAAG agcaaccaacaacaacaaagtacGAGAGCAGGTACTACTGGAACTGAGTTTTGTAAACTCAGACCTGCAGATCTTAAAGGAGGAATTGGAAGGACTTAATATCTCAGTAGAAGTTTATCAAAATACAGA AGAGACTTTCAGCATTCCCCTGGTACCTCTTGGCCTGAAGGAAACTAAAGAAGTAGACTTTACACTCCCTCTCAAG gACTTTATTCTGGAACATTATAGTGAAGACAGTTCTGAGTATGAAGATGAAATAGCAGATCTCATGGATCTGAGACAA gCCTGCCGCACTCCTAGCcgagatgaagctggcattgagATGTTGATAAGCTATTTCCTTCAACTTGGTTatgtagaaaacagatttttcccaCCCACCAGACACATGGGAGTTTTATTTACATG GTACGATTCCTTCACAGGTGTCCCAGTGTGTCAACAAAATCTGTTGCTTGAAAAAGCTAGTATTTTATTCAACATTGGAGCCCTCTACACCCAGATTGGAACAAGATGCAATCGTCAGACCCAGGCTGGACTTGAGAATGCTGTTGATGCTTTTCAGAGAGCTGCAG GAGTCCTAAGCTACTTAAAGGAGACCTTTACTCACACACCAAGTTATGATATGAGCCCAGCTATGCTGAATGTACTGGTAAAAATGATGCTTGCACAAGCTCAAGAGTGTGTTTTTGAGCAGATTGGTCTTCCTGGAATACGCAATGAGTTTTTCACACTAGTGAAAATGACACAGGAAGTTGCCAAG GTGGGAGAGGTTTACATGCTGGTTAACACTGCAATGAATCAGGAACCAGTGAAAGAGAATATCCCCTATTCCTGGTCTAAACTAGCACAAATAAAATCAGACCATTACAAAGCTCTGGCGCATTACTTCATTGCTACCATTCTGTGTGACCACGAAT TGCAGTCTGGCGATGACGAAGATCAGCAGGAGAAAGCCTTGTCCCAGCTGTATGACTACATGCCTGAAGGACTGATGGTTCTCACCGTTTTAAAAGACAAAGTTCAGAGAAAACAATTAG ggaaagcaCATTTGCGCAAAGCCATTGTTTACCACGAAGAAGCTCTAAGAGTCTGTGGTCTGTGCAAAAAGCTTCGAAACATTGATGTTCTTCAGGAGGTTCTGACAGCGGCACATAAGCGCTCACTTCTCAAGTATGCTCAGCAGGAGACAGAAGATGACTTTCTCAGCCTAATCCAGGCTCCAGATATCCTTC cTAAAACGGAGCACAGAATAGAAACAATCACTCCTCAGTTTTCCAAGGTGAAAGTTAAAGACTTCTTTCACAGGCTG GGACCACTGACAGTGTTCTCAGCCAAGCAGAGATGGACGGCTCCACGTACCATTCGCTTCCACCATGAAGCAGGAGAGCTAGGATTCAGTCTTAAAGGAGGTTCACCAGTACAGATTTATTGTCTTGATCCGGTTTGTTCTGCAGCA TCAATGGGCCTAAAAGAAGGCGACTACATTGTTTCAGTTGGTGATGTGGATTGCAAGTGGCTTGGAGTGAATGAGGTGCTGGAAAAATTCAAAAGCGTGGGAGAGCAGCCCATTGAGATTGAGGTTATCAGTTGCCAGGATACAGCAGCATCTATG CATAGCAAGAGTGCAACTTATTCTGTGGGAATGCAGAAAACCTATTCCTTAATCTGTTTAGCCATGGAAGATGATAAGATTGATCAGACCAAGAAAGCCCCACTGAAACTGCCTTTTCTAAGTTGGGGAACTAAAAATAGACAGAAAGCTGCAAGCACCCTCTGCCTTCCTTCAGCTGTGGCTGGAAGTTCTCAGATTAAGAAGAAGCTTTCTCCCTTCACGCTTCTGAACACAGAAAGTTCATTGTACTGA
- the FAAP24 gene encoding Fanconi anemia core complex-associated protein 24, translated as MTTKANFPVTAGPVVVPYGHVIGNEKWRGSEIAQRLQGKVRLIFEDGLGLVDFHLSNRTCILYISEADLVAGNEFKRRLVRFRNASSLGGIVIVERTQISDQYFLPVQKLVVLELGMVLFPVANQGEASQLITQLVREQSKDQNSNPFLRKQCSQVAEPSLLRTVQQIPGVGKTKALLLLQQFGSIHRLCNASVKELELVVGQTVAQQIHNFLCS; from the exons ATGACAACGAAAGCAAACTTTCCTGTGACAGCAGGACCTGTAGTTGTCCCTTATGGGCATGTGATTGGAAATGAGAAGTGGAGAGGGTCAGAGATAGCCCAAAGGCTACAAG GGAAAGTCAGACTCATCTTTGAAGATGGCTTGGGACTTGTGGATTTTCATCTTTCAAACAGAACttgcattttatatatttctgaagCAGATTTGGTTGCAGGGAATGAATTCAAACGAAGATTGGTTCGGTTTAGAAAT GCCAGCAGTCTTGGGGGAATTGTAATTGTGGAGAGAACCCAAATAAGTGATCAGTACTTCTTACCAGTACAAAAGCTTGTTGTGCTAGAACTCGGAATGGTGTTGTTTCCTGTGGCAAATCAAGGAGAAGCTTCTCAACTTATTACTCAGCTA gtCCGTGAACAAAGTAAGGATCAAAACAGTAACCCCTTTCTTCGTAAACAGTGTTCTCAGGTGGCAGAGCCATCACTGCTTCGAACGGTGCAACAAATTCCAGGAGTTGGGAAAACAAAAGCTCTGCTTTTACTGCAACAGTTTGGGAGCATCCACCGGCTATGTAACGCATCTGTCAAAGAGCTTGAACTAGTAGTTGGACAAACAGTAGCACAACAAATTCACAATTTTCTGTGTTCCTGA